A genomic segment from Spinacia oleracea cultivar Varoflay chromosome 3, BTI_SOV_V1, whole genome shotgun sequence encodes:
- the LOC110806220 gene encoding uncharacterized protein, translated as MCILSADVWNRLTIPKHRFILWLTMLDRLKTKERLHKVGITPDDLCPICFTQVEKINHLFFTCEFSKQCRQLLMNWLGVHLNRTTITGLLKGVQRHSRGKSKKAIIFTIIARLVYNIGKARNAAVWSAKVPTVQATVACIKAEVKGRVHNLLSKKSSSSDLNWFNGL; from the coding sequence ATGTGTATACTCAGTGCTGATGTATGGAATAGACTGACTATTCCAAAGCACAGGTTCATTCTCTGGCTCACAATGCTAGATAGACTTAAAACAAAGGAGAGACTTCACAAGGTGGGGATAACTCCTGATGATCTATGTCCCATTTGTTTTACTCAAGTAGAGAAGATTAATCATCTTTTCTTTACCTGTGAGTTTAGCAAGCAATGCAGACAACTTCTTATGAATTGGCTTGGGGTTCACTTAAACAGAACCACTATTACTGGTCTACTCAAAGGGGTGCAAAGACACAGTagaggcaaaagcaaaaaagcAATCATCTTTACTATTATAGCCAGACTGGTTTATAATATAGGGAAGGCTAGAAATGCTGCAGTGTGGTCTGCTAAGGTTCCTACTGTTCAAGCTACTGTGGCTTGTATCAAGGCAGAGGTGAAAGGGAGGGTCCATAACCTTCTTAGCAAGAAGTCTAGTTCCAGTGATCTCAACTGGTTCAATGGTTTGTAA
- the LOC110806218 gene encoding RCC1 domain-containing protein RUG3, mitochondrial: MTISTTLCRRMTGVRTFFTFKSSTASKPPTTKTVTNKPPLLWKPNDSSSSNDAVSLQLLSWGRGSSGQLGSGNELTRLYPTPVFSLLVPPSFRLSPSPGSLSSPSPEKSTMEVGISCGLFHSAALIDGQFWVWGKGDGGRLGLGHENTVFVPTLNPHLGSVKSLALGGLHSVGLTSLGQVFSWGYGGFGALGHTVFTRELVPRLVEGSWTEKIKHITTSGTHTAAVTESGEVYTWGREEGDGRLGLGPGRGPDQTGGLSVPSKVKALPVPVAAVACGGFFTMALTEDGKLWNWGANSNYELGTGDKVGGWQPKLISSLEDVRLVQIACGGYHSLALTEDGKVLSWGHGGHGQLGHSSIQNQKVPTMIEALADECVVSIACGGSASAAVTETGKLYMWGNSKDSQLGVPGLPEINPSPVEVNLLMEDDGLGPHNVLSVAVGASHAMCLISRSSCTE; this comes from the exons atgacaatttccACCACCCTCTGCCGCCGTATGACGGGTGTCCGCACCTTCTTCACCTTCAAGTCCTCCACCGCTTCAAAACCGCCCACCACCAAAACCGTGACCAACAAACCCCCTCTTCTCTGGAAACCCAACGATTCTTCCTCCTCAAACGACGCCGTTTCCCTGCAACTCCTCTCATGGGGTCGAGGTTCATCGGGTCAACTCGGCAGCGGAAACGAGCTAACTCGTCTTTACCCAACCCCAGTTTTCTCCCTCCTCGTCCCTCCCTCATTTCGCCTCTCTCCATCACCCGGCTCTCTCTCTTCTCCCTCGCCAGAAAAATCGACGATGGAGGTGGGAATCTCATGTGGGTTGTTTCATTCTGCGGCGTTGATTGATGGACAGTTCTGGGTTTGGGGTAAAGGTGATGGCGGAAGATTGGGGTTAGGTCATGAAAACACTGTGTTTGTACCCACTTTGAATCCTCATTTGGGCAGTGTCAAGTCTTTGGCACTAGGTGGGCTTCATTCTGTTGGTCTCACTTCTCTCGGCCAAGTCTTTAGCTG GGGCTATGGTGGTTTTGGTGCTCTTGGTCATACTGTTTTCACAAGGGAGTTGGTTCCTAGGCTAGTTGAAGGTTCATGGACAGAGAAAATTAAACATATTACGACTAGTGGAACACATACTGCTGCTGTCACTGAATCAG GTGAGGTGTACACTTGGGGTCGAGAAGAAGGGGACGGCAGATTAGGTCTTGGTCCTGGACGTGGCCCTGACCAGACAGGTGGGCTTAGTGTTCCAAGCAAAGTAAAAGCATTGCCTGTTCCTGTAGCTGCTGTGGCTTGTGGAGGTTTTTTCACAATGGCACTTACTGAAGACGGCAAACTATGGAACTGGGGAG CCAATTCCAACTATGAGCTCGGAACGGGTGATAAAGTTGGTGGGTGGCAACCAAAACTAATTTCTAGCCTTGAAGACGTTCGTTTAGTTCAAATAGCTTGTGGAGGATATCATTCTCTAGCTCTGACTG AGGACGGTAAGGTGCTTTCATGGGGACATGGTGGACATGGTCAATTGGGTCATTCttctattcaaaatcaaaaggtGCCTACAATGATCGAGGCTCTGGCTGATGAGTGTGTTGTCTCAATTGCCTGTGGAGGTTCAGCTTCAGCAGCTGTGACAG AGACAGGGAAGTTGTACATGTGGGGAAACTCGAAGGATTCTCAGTTAGGGGTTCCTGGGTTGCCTGAGATAAATCCTTCTCCGGTTGAAGTGAACCTTCTGATGGAAGACGATGGCTTGGGGCCTCATAATGTTCTCTCTGTTGCCGTTGGTGCATCGCATGCTATGTGTTTAATTTCGAGATCAAGCTGCACAGAATGA